One Curtobacterium sp. MCLR17_007 DNA window includes the following coding sequences:
- a CDS encoding alpha/beta hydrolase codes for MLLVAAALLIASMHSLGVVGSSVVPAAPTVVKSDGQLDTVDVRAARGRTFLDGLAALSPDRLAAADHDRRVVATAMDEPPTAAVVASWWAGLDDGTRLRLERGAPVVVGNLNGVPYAVRDRANRRVLATGLADPDGDASQQAMLGQVRDALHRDADAPAKSLVTLDTRGAGRAAIAIGDLETAADVTVVVPGMFFTVTGQMDDFTATAGDLYDEQATLAPVAAPAPGTGVAVLAWMGYRTPDLSNILSLELAKTGATRLERTVDGIRQLRGDHQPRLGIVAHSYGSTTAMTALASGHMRADSLTVLGSPGSDVRRASQLAVAAGGVWVGGAHLDPVAGSGYFGTDPAASSFGATVFDLGVVPGIGGDVFRRPVGHNDYLKPGTSSLHDVALVAVGRGDLVRNGIRHHDDPDGGGMQPSFDLYLVRPQDLQPRD; via the coding sequence TTGCTGCTCGTCGCCGCTGCTCTGCTCATCGCCTCGATGCACTCCCTCGGAGTGGTCGGGTCGTCGGTGGTGCCCGCAGCTCCGACCGTCGTCAAGTCCGACGGCCAGCTCGACACCGTGGACGTGCGCGCGGCGCGGGGTCGCACGTTCCTCGACGGCCTGGCCGCGCTGTCCCCCGACCGACTCGCCGCAGCGGACCACGACCGACGCGTCGTCGCGACCGCCATGGACGAGCCACCGACCGCCGCGGTCGTCGCCTCGTGGTGGGCCGGTCTGGACGATGGGACGCGCCTCCGGCTCGAGCGGGGCGCGCCGGTCGTCGTCGGGAACCTCAACGGTGTGCCGTACGCGGTTCGTGACCGGGCCAACCGTCGGGTCCTCGCGACCGGGCTCGCCGACCCCGACGGGGACGCCTCGCAACAGGCGATGCTCGGGCAGGTGCGTGACGCACTGCACCGCGACGCGGACGCCCCGGCGAAGTCGCTCGTGACCCTCGACACCCGTGGTGCGGGTCGTGCGGCCATCGCGATCGGGGACCTCGAGACCGCTGCCGACGTCACGGTGGTCGTCCCCGGCATGTTCTTCACCGTGACCGGGCAGATGGACGACTTCACGGCCACCGCTGGTGACCTGTACGACGAGCAGGCGACGCTCGCGCCGGTCGCGGCCCCGGCACCCGGTACCGGTGTGGCTGTGCTGGCATGGATGGGGTACCGCACGCCGGACCTGTCGAACATCCTGTCGCTCGAGCTCGCGAAGACCGGAGCCACCCGGCTCGAGCGCACGGTCGACGGCATCCGGCAGCTCCGGGGCGACCACCAGCCCCGGCTCGGCATCGTCGCCCACTCGTACGGTTCGACCACGGCGATGACCGCGCTGGCGTCGGGGCACATGCGCGCGGACAGCCTCACGGTCCTCGGCTCGCCGGGCAGTGACGTCCGCCGTGCCTCGCAGCTGGCCGTCGCCGCCGGAGGGGTCTGGGTGGGTGGGGCGCACCTGGACCCGGTCGCCGGTTCCGGGTACTTCGGCACCGACCCGGCCGCGTCGTCGTTCGGCGCCACGGTGTTCGACCTCGGCGTGGTCCCGGGCATCGGCGGCGACGTGTTCCGCCGACCGGTCGGGCACAACGACTATCTCAAGCCGGGGACGTCCTCGTTGCACGACGTCGCTCTCGTCGCGGTGGGCCGCGGTGACCTGGTGCGGAACGGCATCCGGCACCATGACGACCCCGACGGCGGCGGCATGCAGCCGTCCTTCGACCTGTACCTGGTGCGCCCGCAGGACCTGCAACCCCGCGACTGA